The Porphyromonadaceae bacterium W3.11 genome segment TTGGTGATGAATTCCCTCTAAATAAGTACACCACCACCGTCTCTGCAATGGGCTTCTCACAAAATGTAGATATACAAACTGTTAGCAACAAAATCATAGGGCAGGAAACGATTACTGTACCAGCTGGTACCTTTGAGACTATTGTAGTAGAAGCAAAGGGAGAATCTACAGTATCAGCTATGGGACAAACTAAAAGTGGAGAAGTCCTATACAAGTTTTGGATTATACCTGGACGTGGTGTAGCTAAGTCATCCATTGATGAAGGCGTCGGGGGCCAAACAATTCAGGTACTTAAGAGTATTACTCGTCCAGAATAATAATTAGGTCGATCAACCGAATAAGGGGTAAAGGACTTTAAACAAATCCTCTCCTCAAAAACGTTCATTTGATTTCAATGTCAAATGAACGTTTTTGTATATAAATAGAGCAGAAAAATTCATCCTATAGGAAGGGCATCTTCTTCTCATATGAAAAAATTATGTTTCCTATAGGAAACATTTCTCTTCTATATAACCAGAACTTTGACACTACACTTTTGACTCACCGAAGACACTATAAAAGTCTTACTTCGAGCAACTTTTCGTAAAAAAAATATGTCTAAACCTAAGATGAAGAGTTCATTTGATAGACAACAGATGACACAGGAGCTTGTAGTATAAAATACCGATTTTTGGGTATTGTAATATGCTCCGTTCGTTTCTACCTTTACATCCTAAAGATTTAGTTTAGTATAAACGTAAAGAAATGAATATTATATCATGTAAACATATAGAGAGAAAAGTAGATTTTTCTCATCAAGCCAAAGCATCATTCGAATAAAGAATGGTGCTTTTTTTTATGAACGTAACAGAACTTTGTTCATTATTAAAAATCCCGACTTGGTATGCAAATATTAAAGACTGACACAAGACAACGCATAGTATCTATAGCACATAATGAATTCATAAAGAACGGTGTAAGACAGACCACCATACGTACTATTGCGAGCAAAGCTGGCATTACAGTGGGCAATCTATACCATTACTTCAGTAGCAAAGACGAACTATTCTGCGAGGTATTGAAACCTCTCCTTTCTGCACTAGATAGTTACATCCTTTCACACAACCGAGAGGAATATCTGTCCTTAGCCGTATTCAACTTACGTGAAAGTCAGAATGAATACCTATATGCTATGCTCGAACTTATTGAAACCTACCGAGCTGAACTTCGACTATTGCTTTTCAATGCAGAAGGAACCTCCTTAGCTGGATATAAGGAGATAATCATAAACTATCAAATGGAGATTGGATATGAATATCTTCGGCTTATGAAACAACGATATCCTCATCTCAATACTAATATATCGCCATTCCTAATCCACATAACCAGCTCTTCATGGATGACACTTTTCTGCGAACTTATTGAGCATGAAGATTACAGCCAAGAGGAAATTAGGCTGGCACTCGACCAATACGTGTCATATGGATTAGCGGGATGGAAAGAACTAATGAAACCATAACAAACTAAACATAAACAAAAATGATAAAAACACTCAAACGATTACGCTTTTACATGGAGGGGCGAAAATCTTTATTGCCTAGCTCCATCTGGTTATCAGCAATCAACGGACTGCTGTCACTCATACCCTTTATTCTTGTGTGGCTTGTGGTTCGCACACTGCTCACTACCGAAGGGGATCTTTCAGATACGCCGATTTGGAACTACGCGATAGCGGCCTTTATAGTATCTGTAGTCAATGTATTGATCTGTTTTGCCGCATTGATGCTCTCACATATTGCCGCGTTTAGGATCGAGACCAACATGCGACGTACAGCCATGAATCGGCTGATGCGTGCACCTCTGGGATTCTTTGACACACAGAACTCTGGTAGAATGCGAAAAATAATAGATGAAGATGCAGGACAGACTCATACCTTTGTGGCTCACATCTTACCTGATGCTGCTAGTAGTATCGTTGCTCCTATTGGAGTCATCATCCTTCTCCTAGTCGTCGATTGGCAGTTAGGTATAGCATCTATGGTACCGCTAGTGACAGCCTTTGGGATCATGGGCTATATGATGAATCCCAAGAACAATCATTTTCAGCGGATGTATCTAGATGCTCAGGAGAAGATGAGTTCTGATGCTGTAGAATATGTGCGAGGTATACCAGTCGTAAAAGTATTCCAACAGACCGTATTCTCATTCAAGAAATTTCACGACAGTATCATACGCTACCGCGACCTTGTTATCAAATATACGCTTCTGTGGTGTAAGCCGATGTCCGCCTACACCGTAGCCATAAATGCATTCGCCTTCATACTCGTGCCCACAGGCATCATTATGATAGGTCACGGAGGAGAGCCAGCTATCATCATCGCAGATATCTTTCTCTATGTGCTGATCACCCCTGTTATCGCCGCCAATGTGATGAAGGTAATGTATCTAGGTCAGAACCTCTTCCTTGCAAATGAAGCCGTAGATCGTTTAGAAAAGCTCACGACGATACCACCGCTTCCTGAAAATAAGACACCCGAAAGAGCAAAAAACTTTGACATAAAGTTTGAGGATGTTTCATTTCGATACGATATGGCAAATACAGATGCGATCCATAACATTAACCTCACCATTAAGGAGGGAGAGACAGCCGCTCTTGTAGGAGCTTCGGGAAGTGGGAAGACCACCATAGCACGGCTCATTCCCCGTTTCTGGGACGTGAGTGCTGGTAGTCTAAGTATAGGTGGTATTGATGTCCGACAAATGGATAAGAGTGAGTTGATGCAGAACGTTTCATTTGTCTTTCAAAACACTCGACTTTTTAAGACCTCTATCTTAGAGAATATATGCTATGGTAGTCTCTCCCCGACAGAAGAAGAGATTAATCGTGCCATTGATTTATCCCAAAGCCGTGAAATCATAGAGAAACTGCCATTAGGTCTAAACACCAAAATAGGCACAGAAGGGACCTACCTATCAGGTGGAGAACAACAACGCATCGTACTAGCTCGGGCTATCCTAAAGAATGCCCCTATCGTGGTACTTGATGAAGCCACCGCCTTCGCAGATCCTGAAAATGAACATCTGATCCGCCAAGCACTAGCACACCTTACTCATGGAAAAACAGTTCTTATGATAGCTCATCGGCTAACGACCGTAGAGGATGCTGACAAAATCGTGGTAATGGATGATGGAAGCATAGCTGAAGAAGGAACGCACTCTGAACTGATAGCTCAGAAAGGGCTATACCATAAAATGTGGAATGAGTACCAAAAGGCAGTGGCATGGAGATTATAACCTTAAAAAAAATATCCCAAAATGATTAAATACTTTCAGAACCGTTTTGCCCTATCGGAAAAAGGAGCTAGAGATTTGCGTAAGGGTATAGTATATTCGACATTACTCAATCTTGCATTAATGTTACCGCCCTCGTACTTATTTCTCTTTCTAATGGAATATATCGGCAATGAGCCAGAAATGCAAAGACACACACTATTGTTCTATATCCTCTTAGCTGTCGTACTGATATTCGTGATGTATATCATCAGTATATGGCAGTACAATAGCACGTACACTACGGTTTATACGGAAAGTGCTCAACGCCGTATCAGTGTAGCAGAGAAGCTTCGTCGCTTGCCGCTATCATTCTTCGGAGAAAGGAATCTTTCAGACCTCACCTCTACGGTGATGGAAGATTGTACACAATTAGAGCACACATTCTCCCATGCTATTCCTCAATTATTCGCCTCTATACTGAGTATGGTTATTATTTCCATCGGTTTATTCTTCTACGATTGGAGATTGGCAACTGCACTTTTATGGGTTGTGCCATTAGCTATAGCTACATTATTTCTATCAAGACAGAATTTGGACAAAGCCTTCAAGAATCTCTATCACGTGAAGCGTGAAGTAACCGAACAGGTTCAAGACGGACTAGATTGTGTACAGGAAATCAAGTCATACAATGGAGAAAATGAGTACTGCAGAAGGTTTGACCAGCAATTGAATATCTATGAAAAAGAGCTGATTAACCATGAATTGGTAGCAGGTGTATTTGTCAATCTTTCAACAGTGTTTCTAAAATTAGGGATGCCCACAGTAATTCTAGTGGGTGCATGGCTGCTACAGCAAAATGAAGTTTCAGCCTTTGTGTATATGGCTTTTCTTCTCATCTCAGCAATGATATACAATCCTATTCAGGATGTATGTAATAATCTTGCCGTACTCGCATTTCTGGACGTCCGTATCAATAGGATGAAGGAGATCGAGGAGATGTCGACACAAGAAGGAAGCAAGGATGTTGAGATACAAGACTATGACATTGAGTTTCAGAACGTCAGCTTCGCATACGATTCTGATAAACAGGTCTTACACAATGTTTCATTCACGGCACGACAAGGTGATGTAACAGCCCTCGTAGGTCCATCTGGAGGAGGAAAGAGTACTACGACAAAGCTGGCTGCCCGTTTCTGGGACATAGACAGCGGTAAGATCCTAATAGGAGGAAAAGATATCTCTATGATTGACCCAGAGAGCTTATTACAACACTTTTCCATAGTCTTCCAAGATGTAATACTCTTCAATGCTTCTATTGCTGATAATATCCGCATCGGCAAGCTTAATGCCACTGATGAAGAAGTGTATCACGCCGCAAAGCTGGCTCAATGCGATGACTTCATTAGCCGTATGCCGCAGGGGTATGACACCATCATTGGCGAAAATGGAGAGACACTTTCTGGTGGCGAACGCCAGCGTATCTCCATTGCTCGCGCTCTTTTGAAAAACGCCCCTATCATACTCCTAGACGAGGCTACAGCAAGCCTAGATGCAGAAAACGAAACGAAAATACAGGTAGGGCTCTCTGAACTGGTCCGAGACAAGACCGTCATCATCATCGCCCACCGTATGAGGACCGTCCAAAATGCTAATCATATAGTAGTGCTCAATGGAGGGAAAGTTAGTGAGCAGGGAACGCCTGACGAACTGATGAGCAAAAATGGCGAGTTCGCCCGCATGGTCAGAAGACAACAAGAGCATCACAGAAATATATAAATATTACTAGAATGAATATCATCAAAATCAACAGAAGGTTCAAAGCCTTGGCAGACTGGATACTTAGCCATCGGATTATCGTAGGAGTTCTTTTCTTGACCATCATAGCCCTTTCTTTCGTAGGGACTAAACGCATCGTGATGAAGACATCCTTTGACGACTATTTCGTAAGCGATGATCCCATGTTACTCAAAACCAAAGAATTCGAATCCATATTTGGCAACGACTACTACGTGGCTGTACTCGTTAAGAACGAGGACATATTCTCCAACCATAGCCTCAAGCTCATTCGAGAACTTAGTAATGAACTGAAGGACAGTCTCTCGTATGCGGAGAAGGTAATTTCCCTTACCGATCTTGAGTTTGCAGTAGGAACGGATGATGGCATGACTATAGAGCAAATAGTACCTGAGGAAATACCTTCAGATATCACTTCACTGAAAGAAATCAAACGAAAGGCGTATAGCAAACCCAATCTGGCTAAGAAATTAGTATCAAAGGATGGAACCATGACCTGGATAATGGTAAAACTACGTCCTTTCCCTGAGGATTCGGAGTGGAAAAAGCAAAGCAACATTGCTCCAGATATGCTTACGGGTAAGGAAGCTGGGCATATCATCCGTAAGGCAAAATACTCGGAGTTATCACCGAGTGCTTCTGGAATGCCTTACCTGAGCTATGAGAAGTTCGTCTATTTACAAGGGGAGATGGGCAGACTATTCCTATTCGCCTTCATCGTCTCCATCATAGTAATGCTAATCGTAACACGCTCAATACGGGGAGTCATCGCACCTTTATTGACCTCAGCTTTTGGCCTCCTCATAGGCTTTGGGATTATTGGCTGGACTGGACTATATATAGATATGAGCACTGCTATGATAGCAGTGATATTGACCTTTGCCTGCTCTATCGCCTATAATATCCATCTCTACAACTTCTTTAAGACACAGTTCGTAGAGACAGGAAAGCGTCATACATCAATCAAAGAAGCTATGGGTGAAACGGGCTGGGGTGTCCTACTATCGGGATTGACTACGATAGCTGCCATGATGACATTCCTCGCAATGAAAATAGTCCCAATGAAAGCCATCGGTATCAATACCTCTCTGTGTCTGCTTGCGGTGCTGCTTACATGCCTGTTCATTACTCCTATACTACTCTCTTTTGGTAAGGATCGCAAACCAGCGGTAGATATGTCTAAGAGTTTTGAAGGATATATAGGCGGACGCTTCGAGAGGTTCGGAAGCTATATTATGCGAAACCACAAAATGATCGTATCTCTATCTATTCTAGTCACATTATTTTGCAGTATAGGACTTTTTTCGATAGAACCAGCATTTGACATTGAGAAAACAATGGGTCGCAAAATTCCGTACGTCAAGAGCTTCCTAGACCTTTGTGAAACTGAGCTTGGGTCGATGTATGCTTACGATCTCATGATCACACTACCAAATGATAATGATGCGAAGCAACCAACCAACTTGCAGAAGCTGGATGAACTGGCAAAAATTGCAGACCGCTACGAATTGACTAAACGTCACAATTCCATTACGGACATTGTTAAAGACATGAACTGTACTCTTAATAGCAATAAGCCGGAATACTACAAGATCCCTAACGACCCAAACATGGTGGCTCAGTTACTATTGCTTTACGAGAATGCAGGTGGCACAGAGTCGGAATATTGGATGGACTATGACTATAAGCGGCTACGTTTGCAGCTAGAATTAAATAGCTATAACTCTAATGAGGCGGAAAAAGAGATGGAGGATCTTCAGAATGAAGCTCGTAATCTATTTCCTGATGCTCACATATCAGTGGTAGGAAATATTCCTCAATTCACCGTGATGCAACAATATGTAGAACGGGGACAAATGTGGTCAATGTTACTATCTGTTCTGGTCATTGGTATTATCCTCGTCATCATCTTTGGCAATTGGAAAGTAGGATTGGTAGGTATGATCCCAAACATCGCTCCTGCTCTTATAGTTGGTGGCATGATGGGGTGGCTTGGCTATCCACTCGACATGATGACGGCTTCACTCATTCCAATGATATTAGGTATAGCTGTTGATGACACTATCCACTTCATTAATCACAGCCATGTTGCATACGACAGATGTAGAGATTATGAGCAGGCTATCAATAAAACATTCCGAACTGAGGGGCTGGCAATTGTGATGTCAACGGTCATCATCTCAGCGACTTTTGCTGGGTTCATCATGTCAGATGCTACCCAAATGCGTAACTGGGGCATATTGGCTGTAGCAGGTATGGTATCGGCTTTGCTAGCTGATTTATTCCTTACCCCAACTTTTTTCAAGTACTTAGGTGTATTTGACAAGAAAAAGAAGAAAGAGACTACACAGAACTAAATTTGTTAGACAAGTCATTGAAAAAATTTTAAGCTCAAACAAAATGAATAATATGAAGACGAAACATTTATTATTATCGCTCATCGCATTACTAGCGATTAGTAGCGGACAAGCTGCAGATCTATCAGGGAGGGACATTATGCAAAAAGCTAAGGACAGGCCTAACGGAGATACTCGATATGCTACGATTGAAATGACGCTCATTCAAAAGAGTGGACACAAAAGGGTACGTAAACTCGAATCATGGGCTATAGATATAGGGGACGATACAAAAAAGATTATGTTTTTTACTTATCCTGGTGATGTGAAAGGTACGGGCTTCCTAACGTGGGACTATGATGATACTAGTAAGCAGGATGACAAGTGGCTATACTTACCTGCAATGAAAAAGACACGTCGAATCAGTGGAAAATCATCCAAAACTGATTACTTCATGGGTAGTGACTTCACCTATAACGACATGAGTTCACGTAATGTGGACGAGGAGACCCACGAACTATTAAAAGAGGAGGTCATAGATGAGCATAAATGCTGGGTAATTAAGTCCATCCCCAAGGACAAAGACGAAATATACTCATATCGAATCACATGGATAAGGCAAGATTGCTTATTGGCTGTCAAGGCTGAATACTATGACAAACTCAATAAGATTCATCGTCAACTGACCATTTCAAATATTGAGTTAATGCAAGGATTCTGGACCATGCACCTGATGCAGATGGAAAATATGCAAACTGGACATAAGACTATCCTACGTATGAATAATCAAAAATTTGATATAAAAGTCTCACCAAACCTCTTCACTGTAGCCAACCTAGAGAAAGGACTATGAAATGAAGACGAAACGTTTGTGGGTCATCATACTCGTACCCCTACTCTCAGTACAGGCAAAGGCACAAACGGATACTGTAGTAACCGACAGCGTCCCGGAGAGTATGAATTATATCGAAGAAGAAGCTATGGAAGATTCCTACGATGACTTTTTACAAGTAAGAGTGAAAGGCTTCCTTGATACTTACCATGCTGTAAGGACAAGTGGCAAGCGGGACTTTATGGCTTCTAGAACTCGTGCCCGCGGAGAGCTAAGGCTTAAAAAAGGCGGTGCCGCTCTTTTAGTCTCCCTAAATGCTACTTATAACGGATTATTAAAGGAGCGATCGGGCTTGAATTTGCGTGAAGCTTATCTCTCTTATGAAAAAGGGAACTTGGACCTAAGGATAGGACGTCAGATCATTGTATGGGGAGTGGCTGATGCACTATGTATCACGGATAAGGTATCCCCTTTCGACTATAGCGAGTTTCTGGCTCAAGACTACGATGACATACGGATACCTGTAAATGCTCTCCGTGCAAAATATACATGGCAGTCTATCACTTTTGAAGCTTTACTTAATCCTGTAGTGAACTTTTTTATCATTCCCATAGATAAAGAAAACCCATGGGCATTACGTTTTCAGAATACACCACTGCCTTATACCATAGATTTAGAAAGTGGGAAACCTGAAAAAAGGCTCAAAAACATGGAGTATGGAGGACGAATAACCGTTAATCTTCGCGGAATAGACCTCTCTATAAGTGCATTACGAACATGGAACAAGATGCCAGCACTATGTATTAATTTGGCTGAGGATGGACGCTCTCAACAGATAGCCGGAAAGTACAATCGCATGACAATGGTAGGGGCGGACTGTTCTTTCCCTATCAGTCAGATGGTTGTCCGGTGTGAAACCGCCTATTACATAGGAGAGGCTCAAGGAGGTATTATCCAACAAGAAGCTCCTAGACGTAATTCGATAAATACTCTTTTGGGAGTGGACTGGTACCCTGGTAGCGACTGGAACATCAGTGTGCAATACAGCCATAAATATACATCTGGGAATATGACAGGCCTTTCCATCCATCGGAATGAAGGACTTGCGACAGCAAGAATTTCTAAGGAGTTTCTCCAAAACATGCTAAAAATCTCCACCTTCGCATATTATGACGTAACGAACAGGGGCATATTCAACCGCCTTTCGGCATCATATGCACTGAATGATCAGGTCGAACTTACCGCTGGATATGATTATTTCAATGCGAAGAAAGGGAAGTTCGCGATGTACGCAAATAACTCCGAATCATGGGTCAAAGTGAAGTATAGTTTTTAAGGGCTTGCACTAAGTAACTCATCTCATAATGGATGTGAGTTAGAGGTATTGTAAAATCCTAATGGCATTGAGATCTATTACTGTCTGATGAAAGTTTTAATAGAAGACGAGGGTGTGCCAAAATTAAAGTTTTGACACCCCCTCGTCTTATCAAAAGAGACTACGATGAATTCTATGTTACACCTCTAAAATCGTAGTATTCTCTATGTGTGGTGAAAAATAATTAATCTTCAAACCCATAGTTTTCCTGCTGGGGATCTATTATGATCTCAATGTTTCTATTTTTAAGCTGTTTTGGCCTTGGACCACGTAGCTTGTTCATTTGTAACTTTATCGTTGACAGCTTGACCTCTGGAGAGATTAGCTTGTCAAGGTCTATGTAACCCTCGAAATTATTATCATTCAACCTTAAGATATTAGTACAATGCAAGTCCTTGAATAAAAATGATGGGAGTGCACCGCTATACTCATTTTTACTTAGGTCCAGCACAATAAGATTACTGATAGAGCCGAGTTCTTCTGGCACTGTACCATGTAGATGATTATCTGATAACTCAAGAATCATAAGATCATCCAGAAAACCTATCTCTTTTGGTATTTCACCCACAAGATTATTATTATTAAGTTTTATACTCGTTACACTTAGTGTTGGTTCTTTTTCGGGTATTTGATAATCAGCCCCCACTATACCATACCATTCAGTTATGGGCTTATCTGACAACCAATTGTCATTTCTAGTCCAATTATCTCCATCGGTAGCCATGTATAATGCTTTTAGAGCCTCCATTTGATTTTTCCTAAACATTGAGGGCTCTACAGATATGCTAATAGGTATATCGACATCGTTTGCAGAGACGTTCAGATAGAGATTGAGTTGCCGTTCACTATCGTAACGCCCCATCCTTATATTAAGTCTTTTGCTATTTGGGGATTTATCCTCTACTGTGAGTTCAAATATTGAAGGCAGATTTGTGTCAAAACTTACTTCTTTGTTAGATTCTATCTCAATCCACTCTTCACCGCCCTGCCATGGAAATGAAATCGCGTTTTTAGATAATGTTATAACCGTGGTAAAATCCTGTTTTACTAGAATTTCCTCTTCTTTTCCATCAACAGAAAGCGTCACGACTGCCTCTCTTGTACTTTCTGTACTCTTGTTTTCTTCCGCTACAAGTTTTACAATATTATCCTGTTCCTTTGTTACAGTCAACCACGCTTCACTAGATTTTACCGACCATTCAGCATAGTTTGATTCTACCTCGATACGTCTTTCTGAAGCTTGTGCTCGCAAACTTATCTCATGATTTTCTAAGAGAATCTCAACTTTTTCTCTTTGAACAAGGGGAATTTTCAACTCCGAATCTTGTGCCTCTAATAATATTGAGGCTTTACGATCTTGAGCTGTCGTATTTTCATCAATGAC includes the following:
- a CDS encoding outer membrane lipoprotein-sorting protein; this translates as MKTKHLLLSLIALLAISSGQAADLSGRDIMQKAKDRPNGDTRYATIEMTLIQKSGHKRVRKLESWAIDIGDDTKKIMFFTYPGDVKGTGFLTWDYDDTSKQDDKWLYLPAMKKTRRISGKSSKTDYFMGSDFTYNDMSSRNVDEETHELLKEEVIDEHKCWVIKSIPKDKDEIYSYRITWIRQDCLLAVKAEYYDKLNKIHRQLTISNIELMQGFWTMHLMQMENMQTGHKTILRMNNQKFDIKVSPNLFTVANLEKGL
- a CDS encoding TetR/AcrR family transcriptional regulator, translated to MQILKTDTRQRIVSIAHNEFIKNGVRQTTIRTIASKAGITVGNLYHYFSSKDELFCEVLKPLLSALDSYILSHNREEYLSLAVFNLRESQNEYLYAMLELIETYRAELRLLLFNAEGTSLAGYKEIIINYQMEIGYEYLRLMKQRYPHLNTNISPFLIHITSSSWMTLFCELIEHEDYSQEEIRLALDQYVSYGLAGWKELMKP
- a CDS encoding BACON domain-containing carbohydrate-binding protein; protein product: MKRILCGSGLIGLLMLVFFQGCAPKGDEIIIPDITLSVEELKANASGGTFTVDIESNVQWNVVGEFTDWYHASKIDDHTLSVVIDENTTAQDRKASILLEAQDSELKIPLVQREKVEILLENHEISLRAQASERRIEVESNYAEWSVKSSEAWLTVTKEQDNIVKLVAEENKSTESTREAVVTLSVDGKEEEILVKQDFTTVITLSKNAISFPWQGGEEWIEIESNKEVSFDTNLPSIFELTVEDKSPNSKRLNIRMGRYDSERQLNLYLNVSANDVDIPISISVEPSMFRKNQMEALKALYMATDGDNWTRNDNWLSDKPITEWYGIVGADYQIPEKEPTLSVTSIKLNNNNLVGEIPKEIGFLDDLMILELSDNHLHGTVPEELGSISNLIVLDLSKNEYSGALPSFLFKDLHCTNILRLNDNNFEGYIDLDKLISPEVKLSTIKLQMNKLRGPRPKQLKNRNIEIIIDPQQENYGFED
- a CDS encoding ABC transporter ATP-binding protein, whose amino-acid sequence is MIKYFQNRFALSEKGARDLRKGIVYSTLLNLALMLPPSYLFLFLMEYIGNEPEMQRHTLLFYILLAVVLIFVMYIISIWQYNSTYTTVYTESAQRRISVAEKLRRLPLSFFGERNLSDLTSTVMEDCTQLEHTFSHAIPQLFASILSMVIISIGLFFYDWRLATALLWVVPLAIATLFLSRQNLDKAFKNLYHVKREVTEQVQDGLDCVQEIKSYNGENEYCRRFDQQLNIYEKELINHELVAGVFVNLSTVFLKLGMPTVILVGAWLLQQNEVSAFVYMAFLLISAMIYNPIQDVCNNLAVLAFLDVRINRMKEIEEMSTQEGSKDVEIQDYDIEFQNVSFAYDSDKQVLHNVSFTARQGDVTALVGPSGGGKSTTTKLAARFWDIDSGKILIGGKDISMIDPESLLQHFSIVFQDVILFNASIADNIRIGKLNATDEEVYHAAKLAQCDDFISRMPQGYDTIIGENGETLSGGERQRISIARALLKNAPIILLDEATASLDAENETKIQVGLSELVRDKTVIIIAHRMRTVQNANHIVVLNGGKVSEQGTPDELMSKNGEFARMVRRQQEHHRNI
- a CDS encoding ABC transporter ATP-binding protein, producing MIKTLKRLRFYMEGRKSLLPSSIWLSAINGLLSLIPFILVWLVVRTLLTTEGDLSDTPIWNYAIAAFIVSVVNVLICFAALMLSHIAAFRIETNMRRTAMNRLMRAPLGFFDTQNSGRMRKIIDEDAGQTHTFVAHILPDAASSIVAPIGVIILLLVVDWQLGIASMVPLVTAFGIMGYMMNPKNNHFQRMYLDAQEKMSSDAVEYVRGIPVVKVFQQTVFSFKKFHDSIIRYRDLVIKYTLLWCKPMSAYTVAINAFAFILVPTGIIMIGHGGEPAIIIADIFLYVLITPVIAANVMKVMYLGQNLFLANEAVDRLEKLTTIPPLPENKTPERAKNFDIKFEDVSFRYDMANTDAIHNINLTIKEGETAALVGASGSGKTTIARLIPRFWDVSAGSLSIGGIDVRQMDKSELMQNVSFVFQNTRLFKTSILENICYGSLSPTEEEINRAIDLSQSREIIEKLPLGLNTKIGTEGTYLSGGEQQRIVLARAILKNAPIVVLDEATAFADPENEHLIRQALAHLTHGKTVLMIAHRLTTVEDADKIVVMDDGSIAEEGTHSELIAQKGLYHKMWNEYQKAVAWRL
- a CDS encoding MMPL family transporter translates to MNIIKINRRFKALADWILSHRIIVGVLFLTIIALSFVGTKRIVMKTSFDDYFVSDDPMLLKTKEFESIFGNDYYVAVLVKNEDIFSNHSLKLIRELSNELKDSLSYAEKVISLTDLEFAVGTDDGMTIEQIVPEEIPSDITSLKEIKRKAYSKPNLAKKLVSKDGTMTWIMVKLRPFPEDSEWKKQSNIAPDMLTGKEAGHIIRKAKYSELSPSASGMPYLSYEKFVYLQGEMGRLFLFAFIVSIIVMLIVTRSIRGVIAPLLTSAFGLLIGFGIIGWTGLYIDMSTAMIAVILTFACSIAYNIHLYNFFKTQFVETGKRHTSIKEAMGETGWGVLLSGLTTIAAMMTFLAMKIVPMKAIGINTSLCLLAVLLTCLFITPILLSFGKDRKPAVDMSKSFEGYIGGRFERFGSYIMRNHKMIVSLSILVTLFCSIGLFSIEPAFDIEKTMGRKIPYVKSFLDLCETELGSMYAYDLMITLPNDNDAKQPTNLQKLDELAKIADRYELTKRHNSITDIVKDMNCTLNSNKPEYYKIPNDPNMVAQLLLLYENAGGTESEYWMDYDYKRLRLQLELNSYNSNEAEKEMEDLQNEARNLFPDAHISVVGNIPQFTVMQQYVERGQMWSMLLSVLVIGIILVIIFGNWKVGLVGMIPNIAPALIVGGMMGWLGYPLDMMTASLIPMILGIAVDDTIHFINHSHVAYDRCRDYEQAINKTFRTEGLAIVMSTVIISATFAGFIMSDATQMRNWGILAVAGMVSALLADLFLTPTFFKYLGVFDKKKKKETTQN